One Jeotgalicoccus saudimassiliensis DNA window includes the following coding sequences:
- a CDS encoding LPXTG cell wall anchor domain-containing protein — MRKSKINKMKLTSLLLLSTVLIPDIAYADEEIDESIEAETYTVPEEVQNTEETVQTINETETETKENAETSVTTEGEAGTQEGTPESDTYNNDIETDTGTTSENVQEESTEGGGDLLQPAEPNQQTDQLEEEPAESEEQLTEDETDVLEEGESQVSGGEEETPGDTSEEAEGNTEANPEPEYDSEIITDETAPESSETDGDYVYSTEDETDVSELPIEQINPIETVEPEETEGTEIQPEEWYEQTTEEESTVTSQPSEGVVETAEEAVTENAEAEQETVEATAGTGKKKLYRYDYGDILSGISFSEENIAEDLSTLDQRVTRVMSSKIIEEKDLTEAQKLELEETVKAEEVNSYDGEELPNTGEADSTNYAFAGLLTIFGTVLVFMSKKLKTDN; from the coding sequence ATGCGAAAATCAAAAATTAACAAAATGAAATTGACATCATTACTGCTGCTGTCAACTGTACTAATCCCTGACATTGCTTATGCTGACGAAGAGATAGATGAGAGTATTGAAGCCGAAACATATACAGTTCCGGAAGAGGTACAAAATACAGAAGAAACAGTTCAGACAATTAATGAAACAGAAACTGAGACAAAAGAGAACGCGGAAACATCTGTAACAACAGAAGGTGAAGCGGGGACTCAGGAAGGAACACCAGAATCAGATACTTATAATAATGATATAGAGACAGATACAGGTACAACTTCAGAGAACGTTCAGGAAGAATCAACTGAAGGCGGCGGAGATTTACTGCAGCCTGCAGAACCTAATCAGCAGACGGACCAGCTGGAAGAAGAGCCGGCAGAATCCGAAGAGCAGCTGACAGAAGATGAAACTGACGTGCTTGAAGAAGGCGAATCACAAGTATCCGGAGGAGAAGAAGAGACTCCTGGTGATACATCAGAAGAAGCAGAAGGTAATACTGAAGCAAACCCGGAACCGGAATATGATAGTGAAATAATAACAGACGAGACTGCACCTGAATCATCTGAGACAGATGGAGACTACGTTTACAGCACTGAAGACGAAACGGATGTATCCGAATTGCCAATAGAGCAAATCAATCCGATAGAAACAGTGGAACCTGAAGAGACAGAAGGCACTGAAATTCAGCCGGAAGAGTGGTATGAACAGACTACTGAAGAAGAGAGCACAGTAACATCACAACCATCTGAAGGCGTTGTTGAAACGGCAGAAGAAGCAGTAACTGAAAACGCTGAAGCGGAACAGGAAACTGTTGAAGCAACTGCAGGAACGGGAAAGAAAAAACTTTACCGATATGACTACGGCGATATTCTAAGTGGAATATCGTTCAGTGAAGAAAACATTGCTGAAGATTTGTCTACACTGGATCAGAGAGTAACACGTGTAATGTCTTCAAAAATTATTGAAGAAAAAGATTTAACAGAAGCGCAGAAGCTTGAACTTGAAGAGACAGTGAAAGCAGAAGAGGTAAACTCGTATGATGGAGAAGAACTGCCGAATACAGGTGAAGCGGATTCGACTAACTATGCATTTGCAGGGTTACTGACGATATTCGGTACCGTATTAGTGTTTATGAGCAAGAAATTAAAAACAGATAACTAG
- a CDS encoding tartrate dehydrogenase, with the protein MKTLKIASIPGDGVGREIMPEAIRVLEKVADVHGGLKFDFEEFPYSCDYYLKHGAMMPEDGMDRLSQFDSVFLGAVGDASKVPDHISLWGLLLKIRQEFQQEINIRPAKLLQGINSKLANPQDFDIVVVRENSEGEYSSIGGRIFHDDNEIAIQNNVFSKRATKQAMNIAFDLASKRKGLVTSATKSNGIFHAMPFWDEIFEEISAKHPNIKSESKHIDALAAYFITHPHELDVVVGSNLFGDILSDVGAAIMGSIGVAPSANLNLNGKYPSMFEPVHGSAPDIVGKGIANPIGQIWTAKMLLEFNGEANIAEHLLKVIEEVTADGYQTADLGGKYKMTEVTDEIIKRLGK; encoded by the coding sequence ATGAAAACATTAAAAATTGCATCTATTCCAGGGGACGGTGTCGGCAGGGAGATTATGCCTGAGGCGATTCGCGTTTTAGAGAAGGTGGCTGATGTTCATGGCGGTCTTAAGTTTGATTTTGAAGAGTTTCCATACAGCTGTGATTATTATTTAAAACACGGCGCAATGATGCCTGAGGACGGTATGGATCGTCTCAGCCAGTTCGACAGTGTGTTTTTAGGTGCTGTCGGTGATGCTTCTAAGGTCCCGGATCACATTTCATTATGGGGTCTGCTGCTTAAAATCCGTCAGGAGTTCCAGCAGGAGATTAACATCCGTCCTGCGAAATTACTTCAGGGTATTAATTCTAAACTTGCCAATCCTCAAGATTTCGATATCGTCGTTGTTAGAGAGAACAGTGAAGGGGAGTACAGTTCTATCGGAGGACGTATTTTCCACGATGATAATGAAATCGCGATTCAGAACAACGTCTTCTCTAAACGCGCAACAAAACAGGCGATGAACATTGCGTTTGATCTTGCATCGAAACGTAAAGGTCTTGTAACAAGTGCAACTAAATCCAATGGGATTTTCCACGCCATGCCTTTTTGGGATGAGATTTTTGAAGAAATTTCAGCAAAGCATCCGAACATTAAATCCGAGTCCAAGCACATCGATGCACTGGCGGCTTATTTTATTACACACCCGCATGAGCTTGATGTGGTTGTCGGCAGTAACTTATTCGGAGATATCTTATCGGATGTTGGTGCAGCAATTATGGGAAGTATTGGTGTAGCGCCTTCTGCCAACTTAAACCTGAATGGTAAATATCCGTCAATGTTCGAACCGGTTCACGGTTCAGCGCCGGACATTGTCGGTAAAGGTATTGCTAACCCGATTGGTCAGATCTGGACTGCTAAGATGTTACTGGAATTTAACGGCGAAGCGAACATTGCCGAGCATCTGCTGAAGGTAATTGAAGAGGTGACTGCTGATGGTTATCAGACAGCTGATTTAGGCGGCAAGTACAAGATGACTGAAGTCACAGATGAAATCATCAAGAGACTAGGTAAATAA
- a CDS encoding M3 family oligoendopeptidase encodes MVTKFEDFKYERPDLEQFEETVDSLLKEFHAADSADAQVTVIDKLNVEFDHLDTMANLASIRSSIDTRDKFYDEERNFFDENDPSFTEITNRYRKAITTSKFRDELEARFGEQLFKLSDNALKTFDPSVKTLLQKENKLATQYDKLLASAEIEFDGKKLNLSEFTPYTQNPDRTVRKDATLAVQSFMGDNLEKIDNIYDELVKTRNEIAVTLGYKDFVELGYIRMNRIDYDRKMVEKFRKQVEEYVVPIVTELKKRQADRIGLDSLKSYDGNFEFITGNAAPKGKTKDIMQNGAQMYKELSPETDEFYTFMTERNLFDVEAKKGKEGGGYCTMIADYKAPFIFSNFNGTQGDVEVLTHEAGHAFQTYMSRHLTVPEYAFPTLESAEIHSMSMEFFTYPWMELFFKEDTDKFKFSHMADSISFLPYGVAVDEFQHVVYENPELTPEQRRQEWKKIEAKYLPHIDYDGIEPLESGAFWHRQGHIFGAPFYYIDYTLAQVCALQFWKRAKEDFDGAWADYLALCKVGGSLPFNSLVELAKLKSPFEEGSLETVIDEVHAYLNSIDDKKL; translated from the coding sequence ATGGTAACAAAGTTCGAAGATTTTAAATATGAACGTCCGGATTTAGAACAATTTGAAGAAACTGTGGATTCGCTGCTTAAGGAATTCCATGCTGCCGATTCTGCAGATGCACAGGTTACTGTAATCGATAAACTGAACGTAGAATTTGACCACCTGGATACGATGGCGAATCTTGCATCAATCCGTTCATCAATCGATACACGCGATAAATTCTATGATGAAGAGCGCAATTTCTTCGATGAAAATGATCCGTCATTCACGGAAATTACGAACCGCTACCGCAAAGCAATCACAACAAGCAAATTCCGCGATGAACTGGAAGCTCGTTTTGGGGAACAGCTTTTCAAACTGTCGGATAATGCTTTAAAAACGTTTGATCCGTCAGTCAAAACACTGCTTCAAAAAGAAAATAAACTGGCAACGCAGTACGACAAACTGCTTGCTTCAGCTGAAATAGAATTCGACGGCAAGAAATTAAATCTGTCGGAATTCACACCTTACACTCAAAACCCTGACCGTACAGTGAGAAAAGATGCGACACTTGCTGTACAGAGTTTTATGGGAGATAACCTTGAAAAAATTGATAATATTTACGATGAGCTTGTAAAAACAAGAAATGAAATCGCAGTAACACTCGGCTACAAAGATTTCGTTGAACTCGGATATATCCGCATGAACCGTATCGACTATGACCGCAAGATGGTTGAGAAGTTCAGAAAACAAGTTGAAGAGTATGTAGTGCCAATTGTTACTGAACTGAAAAAGCGTCAGGCTGATCGTATCGGCCTTGATTCGCTGAAGAGCTATGACGGCAACTTTGAATTTATTACAGGCAACGCAGCGCCGAAAGGCAAAACGAAAGACATTATGCAAAACGGTGCACAGATGTATAAAGAACTGTCGCCTGAAACGGATGAGTTCTACACTTTTATGACTGAGCGCAACCTGTTTGATGTAGAAGCGAAGAAAGGTAAAGAAGGCGGCGGCTACTGCACGATGATTGCAGATTATAAAGCACCGTTTATCTTCTCAAACTTTAACGGTACCCAGGGCGATGTGGAAGTACTGACTCACGAAGCGGGACATGCATTCCAAACGTATATGTCGCGTCATCTGACAGTGCCTGAGTATGCATTCCCAACACTCGAATCAGCGGAAATCCACTCGATGAGCATGGAGTTCTTTACTTATCCGTGGATGGAATTATTCTTTAAAGAAGATACTGATAAATTTAAGTTCTCTCATATGGCAGACTCAATTTCATTCCTGCCATACGGTGTGGCAGTCGATGAATTCCAGCATGTGGTTTATGAGAACCCTGAACTGACGCCTGAACAGAGACGCCAGGAATGGAAGAAAATCGAAGCGAAATATTTACCGCACATTGATTACGACGGAATAGAACCGCTTGAAAGCGGCGCATTCTGGCACAGACAGGGTCATATATTCGGCGCACCGTTCTACTATATCGACTACACACTTGCTCAGGTATGTGCACTGCAGTTCTGGAAACGTGCCAAAGAAGACTTCGACGGCGCATGGGCAGACTACCTGGCACTATGTAAAGTCGGCGGCTCACTGCCGTTCAACTCACTTGTAGAGCTGGCTAAACTGAAATCTCCGTTTGAAGAAGGCTCTCTTGAAACGGTTATTGATGAAGTCCATGCTTACCTGAACTCTATCGACGATAAAAAACTGTAA
- a CDS encoding LemA family protein yields the protein MKKFLIPIGVLIAVIVIIAIMIVPRYNSLVNLDEEVNQKESQIETQLQRRGDLIPNLVSTVQGYASHEEEIFTDIADARSRLAGASGDVEELAEANNEMTSALSRLLAISENYPDLQASEQFTGLRDELAGAENRIAVARQDYNTAVQEYNRNTRTFPGNIIAGIFNFDEKAYFEADESAQDVPDVEFNTNQDDTDGGE from the coding sequence ATGAAGAAATTTCTTATACCTATAGGTGTACTGATTGCGGTAATTGTGATTATTGCAATTATGATCGTACCGAGATATAACAGTCTTGTAAATCTCGATGAAGAGGTTAACCAGAAAGAATCACAAATCGAAACGCAGCTGCAGCGACGCGGGGATTTAATTCCCAACCTTGTAAGTACGGTGCAGGGCTACGCCTCTCATGAAGAAGAAATATTTACTGATATTGCAGATGCGCGTTCAAGACTCGCTGGTGCAAGCGGTGATGTTGAAGAGCTTGCTGAAGCTAACAACGAAATGACAAGTGCCTTATCACGTCTCCTTGCGATTTCAGAGAACTACCCTGATCTGCAGGCGAGTGAGCAGTTTACAGGTTTAAGAGATGAGCTTGCAGGCGCGGAGAACCGTATTGCTGTAGCACGTCAGGACTACAACACAGCGGTGCAGGAATACAACCGCAATACAAGAACATTCCCGGGCAACATTATCGCAGGAATTTTTAATTTCGATGAGAAAGCTTATTTCGAAGCGGATGAATCTGCACAGGATGTACCGGATGTGGAGTTTAATACTAACCAAGATGATACAGATGGTGGAGAGTAA
- a CDS encoding TPM domain-containing protein, with translation MQKSFAFIAVVLSVLLLSSPAEARVDLPALNESHYFVQDNAGVLSDSTINEINEKGTHLEEGTGAELLLMTMSSTGQEHRQDFALRALREYGVGKAEKDNGIVILLNLDNDNEFNNRGIEVQVGYGVEGYLNDAKIGRIIDNVAYDDLVAGNYETALNNLYIALYEESLTAYGYEDGEFTREEPAEDTGTGQNDSIFSILIRLAIFMTVLYIIYKMVSGGGGSGGSGGSGGRRRRSGGPVIFFPPGGGGGFGGGSGGGFGGGGFGGFGGGSGGGGGAGRGF, from the coding sequence ATGCAAAAAAGCTTTGCTTTTATAGCTGTTGTACTTAGTGTATTACTGCTAAGTTCGCCTGCAGAAGCAAGAGTGGATTTGCCGGCACTCAATGAAAGTCATTATTTTGTGCAGGATAATGCAGGTGTACTCAGCGACAGTACAATTAATGAAATTAACGAGAAGGGTACACATCTCGAAGAAGGAACGGGTGCCGAACTGCTTCTAATGACGATGAGTTCAACAGGCCAGGAACATCGTCAGGACTTTGCTCTCCGTGCACTGAGAGAATACGGTGTCGGTAAAGCCGAGAAAGATAACGGCATTGTCATTCTTTTGAATCTGGATAACGATAATGAATTCAATAATCGTGGTATTGAGGTGCAGGTCGGTTACGGCGTTGAAGGATACTTAAACGATGCCAAAATAGGACGTATTATTGATAATGTGGCGTACGATGATTTAGTCGCCGGTAATTACGAAACGGCACTCAATAATCTGTATATAGCATTATATGAAGAGTCTTTAACAGCTTACGGCTATGAGGACGGTGAATTCACACGTGAAGAACCGGCTGAAGATACAGGAACAGGACAGAATGACAGTATATTCTCTATTCTGATCCGGCTGGCGATATTTATGACAGTACTGTATATCATTTATAAAATGGTATCAGGCGGTGGAGGCTCCGGCGGTTCCGGAGGTTCGGGCGGCAGACGCAGAAGAAGCGGCGGTCCCGTAATTTTCTTCCCTCCAGGCGGAGGCGGAGGCTTTGGCGGCGGTTCAGGCGGCGGCTTCGGCGGCGGAGGATTCGGCGGATTTGGCGGCGGCTCCGGCGGAGGCGGCGGTGCAGGACGCGGATTCTAA
- a CDS encoding CPBP family intramembrane glutamic endopeptidase, translated as MRRVYSLLIILTFLAVQFALLPVGLIFTAMDPSLGPGELVEKLMPYQVVTFALGAVIVILIGNLHKNKNRIERGSQSDGLLTTVWIIGGVFLAYMSQIAAGIINIYVLGNPIESQNTTDIVDMIFNSPWMILVVVLFGPIIEEYVFRRAIFGEIYELMPSGSRAKKVLAFLAAGLVSGLIFAVAHADFTHILIYLSMSYVFSFLYVITGRLFVPIMVHIIMNGLVVLLQTVFADFLEETEQIQNQLNAVISLFM; from the coding sequence GTGAGACGCGTATACAGTTTATTAATTATCCTAACATTTTTAGCAGTACAGTTTGCACTGCTCCCGGTCGGCTTAATTTTCACAGCCATGGACCCTTCTCTCGGTCCCGGCGAACTCGTTGAAAAACTGATGCCGTATCAGGTCGTTACATTCGCACTTGGTGCAGTTATCGTAATCCTTATCGGCAATCTGCATAAGAACAAAAACAGAATAGAACGCGGGTCCCAATCCGACGGTCTGCTTACAACAGTATGGATTATCGGCGGTGTGTTCCTTGCGTACATGTCACAGATTGCTGCCGGTATTATCAATATATATGTTCTCGGCAATCCGATTGAAAGTCAGAATACGACAGATATTGTCGACATGATTTTCAACTCGCCGTGGATGATTCTTGTCGTTGTATTATTCGGTCCTATTATTGAAGAGTATGTTTTCAGAAGAGCAATATTCGGTGAAATTTACGAACTGATGCCGTCGGGCAGCAGAGCAAAGAAAGTACTCGCCTTCTTAGCAGCAGGACTTGTGAGCGGATTAATATTCGCTGTTGCACATGCTGACTTCACACATATTCTGATTTACTTATCAATGTCTTACGTATTCAGTTTCTTATATGTAATTACGGGACGTCTGTTTGTGCCAATTATGGTTCATATTATTATGAACGGTCTTGTTGTACTGCTGCAGACAGTCTTCGCAGACTTTTTAGAAGAAACGGAACAAATTCAAAATCAGCTGAATGCTGTAATTTCATTGTTTATGTAA
- the groES gene encoding co-chaperone GroES — MLKPIGNRVVVDLTQTEETTKSGIILTDSAKEKPQEGTVVAVGTGRILENGTQIDLEVKEGDKVVYSKFAGTEVQHGDNEYLILSESEILAVIE; from the coding sequence ATGTTAAAACCAATTGGAAATCGTGTAGTTGTAGATTTAACTCAGACAGAAGAAACAACAAAAAGCGGCATCATTTTAACTGATTCTGCAAAAGAGAAACCGCAGGAAGGTACAGTTGTCGCGGTTGGAACTGGCCGTATACTTGAAAATGGCACACAAATTGATCTTGAAGTTAAAGAAGGCGACAAAGTTGTCTATTCTAAATTTGCAGGTACAGAAGTACAGCATGGGGATAATGAATATTTAATTCTCTCGGAATCGGAAATTCTTGCAGTAATTGAATAA
- the groL gene encoding chaperonin GroEL (60 kDa chaperone family; promotes refolding of misfolded polypeptides especially under stressful conditions; forms two stacked rings of heptamers to form a barrel-shaped 14mer; ends can be capped by GroES; misfolded proteins enter the barrel where they are refolded when GroES binds): MAKELKFSEDARQSMLAGVDKLANAVKVTLGPKGRNVVLDKAFSSPLITNDGVTIAKEIELEDKYENMGAKLVAEVANQTNEIAGDGTTTATVLAQAMIQEGLKNVTSGANPVGIRTGIGMAVERAVEALQEVSKPVQDKESISQVGAISANDPEIGEFISEAMEKVGNDGVITIEESRGFKTELEVVEGMQFDRGYLSPYMVTDSEKMIAELDNPYVLITDKKISSIQDLVPLLEQIVQQSRPILIIADDVDGDAMTNLVLNKIRGTFNVIAVKAPGFGDRRKAMLEDIATLTGGQVITDELGLELKDATIDLLGNASKVHVSKDDTTIVEGAGDKEAISARVNQIKAQLEETTSSFDKEKLQERLAKLAGGVAVLKVGAATETEMKERKLRIEDALNSTRAAVEEGIVAGGGTALVEVYSKVAELEAEGDVKTGISIVLKALEAPLRQIVENAGQEGSVIVSQLKDQKPGIGYNADTAEWVNMIDAGIVDPTKVTRSALQNAGSVAAMFLTTEAVVADIPEENGGPDMGGMGGGMPGMM; the protein is encoded by the coding sequence ATGGCTAAAGAATTAAAGTTTTCAGAAGATGCTCGCCAGTCAATGCTGGCTGGAGTGGATAAGTTAGCAAATGCAGTAAAGGTAACATTAGGACCAAAAGGACGTAACGTCGTTTTAGATAAAGCATTTTCATCACCGTTAATTACTAACGATGGTGTGACAATTGCCAAAGAAATCGAACTTGAAGATAAGTATGAGAATATGGGTGCAAAACTCGTAGCGGAAGTTGCAAACCAGACAAACGAAATTGCCGGTGACGGTACAACAACTGCAACAGTACTTGCGCAAGCAATGATTCAGGAAGGTCTTAAAAACGTAACGAGCGGTGCGAACCCTGTCGGCATCCGTACTGGTATCGGCATGGCTGTGGAACGCGCTGTTGAAGCACTGCAGGAAGTTTCAAAACCTGTTCAGGATAAAGAATCAATTTCACAGGTTGGTGCAATTTCTGCAAACGACCCTGAAATCGGTGAATTTATTTCAGAAGCTATGGAGAAAGTCGGCAATGACGGTGTCATTACGATTGAAGAATCACGCGGCTTTAAAACTGAACTTGAAGTGGTTGAAGGAATGCAGTTTGACCGCGGTTACCTGTCACCTTACATGGTGACTGACTCTGAGAAAATGATTGCTGAACTCGACAATCCGTACGTATTAATTACGGATAAAAAGATTTCAAGCATTCAGGATCTTGTACCATTATTAGAGCAGATTGTTCAGCAGTCACGCCCAATTTTAATTATTGCAGATGACGTTGACGGCGATGCAATGACTAACCTTGTACTAAATAAAATCCGCGGAACATTTAATGTTATCGCAGTTAAAGCACCAGGCTTCGGCGACCGCCGTAAAGCAATGCTTGAAGATATTGCGACATTAACAGGCGGACAGGTGATTACTGATGAGCTTGGTCTTGAACTTAAAGATGCAACAATTGATCTTTTAGGTAACGCGAGCAAAGTTCACGTATCTAAAGATGATACGACTATCGTTGAAGGTGCCGGGGACAAAGAAGCTATCTCAGCACGTGTGAATCAGATTAAAGCACAGCTTGAAGAAACGACTTCAAGTTTCGATAAAGAAAAATTACAGGAACGCTTAGCTAAATTAGCTGGCGGAGTTGCAGTACTTAAAGTCGGTGCAGCAACAGAAACTGAAATGAAAGAACGCAAGCTTCGTATCGAAGATGCATTGAACTCTACGCGTGCTGCAGTAGAAGAAGGTATTGTAGCAGGCGGGGGAACTGCACTTGTAGAAGTGTACTCTAAAGTTGCAGAACTTGAAGCGGAAGGCGATGTGAAGACTGGTATCAGCATCGTACTGAAAGCACTTGAAGCTCCATTACGCCAGATTGTTGAAAATGCGGGCCAGGAAGGTTCGGTAATAGTTTCCCAGCTGAAAGATCAGAAGCCGGGTATTGGTTATAACGCTGATACTGCTGAGTGGGTAAACATGATTGATGCAGGTATCGTGGATCCGACTAAGGTTACACGTTCAGCATTGCAGAATGCAGGTTCAGTCGCAGCAATGTTCTTAACGACAGAAGCAGTCGTTGCAGACATTCCTGAAGAAAACGGCGGCCCTGATATGGGCGGCATGGGCGGCGGAATGCCGGGCATGATGTAA
- a CDS encoding RidA family protein: MSEYNAVSATNTKNAPKFDQSSQSSAFSHYNNLSAQLPIDPATGKLVEGGIKAQAEQSFKNIEAVLESVGHVMSDIVRISVFVKDIQDVDAVDEVYKTFFPTYVPARTTVAAAALPMDALVQVEALVSHGEGTIPNAPQAGDLIKLSNNTDSAPVSSLSSQTVAFSHYNNITAQLPVDPATGRIVTGGIKAETAQSLKNIKAILAGIDVPFDDIVKVNIFVKDLADMEAVNEVYSTFFPDSSIARTVNYVPARTVIQVKDLQMGASVQIEAVVSHGDGTPPQAIEDRHGIVIKAHNTKEAPVDSLSSQTVAFSHYNHLSAQLPVDPATGELVEGGIKEQTKQVLTNIKAVIESVDHVMEDMVKVNIFVKDLNDMEAVNEVYSDFFPEGTPARRVVGVSALQGDALIQMDSIAGNAEGTPPETE, encoded by the coding sequence ATGAGTGAATATAATGCAGTATCAGCAACGAATACAAAAAACGCGCCGAAATTTGACCAGTCATCACAATCATCGGCTTTTTCCCACTACAATAACCTTTCAGCACAGCTTCCAATAGATCCTGCAACAGGAAAATTAGTTGAAGGCGGAATTAAAGCACAGGCTGAACAGAGCTTTAAAAATATTGAAGCGGTACTTGAGAGTGTTGGTCACGTAATGAGCGACATCGTCAGAATTTCTGTTTTTGTTAAAGATATCCAGGATGTTGACGCTGTGGATGAAGTTTACAAAACTTTCTTCCCGACGTATGTACCTGCACGCACAACAGTTGCTGCTGCAGCTTTACCGATGGATGCATTAGTACAGGTTGAAGCGCTTGTATCACACGGCGAAGGTACGATTCCAAATGCACCGCAGGCCGGAGATTTAATTAAACTGTCAAACAACACTGACTCTGCACCTGTCAGCAGTTTATCATCACAGACAGTAGCATTTTCACACTACAACAACATTACAGCACAACTGCCTGTTGATCCTGCAACAGGAAGAATCGTTACAGGCGGCATTAAAGCGGAAACTGCACAGAGTCTGAAAAATATTAAAGCTATTTTAGCAGGCATCGATGTACCTTTTGATGACATCGTTAAAGTGAATATTTTTGTGAAAGATCTTGCAGATATGGAAGCAGTAAACGAAGTATACTCAACTTTCTTCCCGGATTCTTCAATCGCAAGAACGGTTAACTATGTACCTGCGCGTACTGTAATTCAGGTGAAAGACCTGCAGATGGGCGCTTCGGTACAGATTGAAGCTGTCGTATCACACGGAGACGGGACACCGCCTCAGGCAATCGAGGACAGACACGGTATTGTGATTAAAGCACACAATACTAAAGAAGCACCTGTCGACAGCTTATCATCACAGACAGTAGCATTCTCACACTACAACCACCTGTCAGCACAGCTGCCGGTTGACCCTGCGACAGGAGAACTTGTTGAAGGCGGAATTAAAGAACAGACTAAACAGGTACTGACGAACATTAAAGCGGTTATCGAAAGCGTTGACCACGTAATGGAAGATATGGTTAAAGTGAATATCTTCGTTAAAGACCTGAATGATATGGAAGCAGTAAACGAAGTTTACAGTGATTTTTTCCCGGAAGGCACACCAGCAAGAAGAGTAGTCGGAGTGTCAGCATTACAGGGTGATGCTTTAATTCAGATGGACTCAATTGCAGGCAATGCTGAAGGTACGCCACCTGAAACTGAATAA
- a CDS encoding QueT transporter family protein: MNVRDIVINGVLAAIYVALTVINPIGTGAIQFRISEMLCVIPFFNRKYIAGMILGVGIANIFSSLGLIDVVVGVTISVIAYSLSYFIKNVWVNALQYSVLAGLFVGLALYLVLGLPYWFSAATVGLSTLITTFIGTLIFKKIGHRILPE; this comes from the coding sequence ATGAATGTAAGAGACATAGTGATTAACGGTGTTCTCGCTGCAATTTATGTGGCTTTAACCGTTATCAACCCGATCGGCACAGGTGCAATTCAGTTTAGAATCAGTGAAATGCTCTGCGTCATTCCATTTTTCAACCGGAAGTATATCGCCGGAATGATTCTTGGGGTCGGTATCGCAAATATTTTTTCAAGCCTCGGCTTAATCGACGTCGTTGTCGGTGTAACAATATCGGTTATTGCTTATTCATTAAGCTACTTTATAAAAAATGTCTGGGTCAACGCACTGCAGTACAGTGTGCTGGCAGGACTGTTCGTCGGCCTCGCGCTGTATCTGGTACTCGGGCTGCCGTACTGGTTCAGTGCAGCAACTGTCGGATTATCAACGCTGATTACGACATTTATCGGCACGCTTATATTTAAAAAAATCGGTCACAGAATATTGCCCGAATAA